Part of the Sphingomonadaceae bacterium OTU29LAMAA1 genome, CGGCGGACCCCGACGAGCGGACACCTTCGGATGCGATCGCCGCAGCATCGGACGCACGATCGACCGCCCGCTCTTCATAACGAGCACCGCCCGATCCGGCCGACCCGATCGCGTCGGGTCGATCGTCGCCGGTTGCCGCAACCTCGGTATCGGTGACGCCCTGTTTCGTCCTGCTCTGGGCGAACACCAGATAACCGATGGCGAGGATCGCGATCAGGATCAGCACCGGCAGCACCGCCCCCATGCCCGCCCTGCCCGATCCGCTTGCCGGAGCTGGGCGATAGGGTGGTACGCCGGGCGTATCGCCCGACAAAACCGGTCGCTCCACGCTCTTCGTTTCGGCCTGCACGGCAGCGCCGCACTGCCCGCAAAACCGTGCACCCTCGTTCAGCGAAGCCCCGCATTGGTGGCAAAATGCCATGGCATTTCTCCCGTTTAGCCGGACGACGCACGGGCCTGACGATCGTTCCCTTCCCGTATCGACCGCACGGCAAATAAAATGAACGCCGTTCATTTTGCATTAATTGAGCATTGCATATTTAACGGGTGCGGCAGGAATGATGCCGCGGGCGATCTCCACCCGAGATCGATACGAGGAGACAGATCATGACGCTCAAGACCCTCATCACCGGCGCGATCCTTGCCGGCGCGGTGCTCTCCAGCCAGCCGGCCGCCGCCTACGAACTGACGACGACTGGGCGCACCCTCGCCAGCCCGCAGCTGACGATGGACGTGCTTCGCGACATCGCACGCTATTCGAAGGCCACGGGCGGCTGTTCGTTCCTGTTCTCCGCCGACATGCGGATCATGCCGCGCGGCCTCACCCCGGCGCGTCCGACCATCGCCGCGGATCGCCGCGGCGGCCATTTCGAACAATGGACGGTGAACGCCTGCGGCGCGAAGCAGCGGTTCCAGATCGCGATGTGGCCCTCGCCCCGCGGCGGCAGCGATTATGCGATCACGCCGCTGACGGGTCGCATGCCGCTATACGTCCGGTGATGCCCGGCGGCACGGTTGCGACTTGCCGAAACCCGCCTGGAGACATAGCCAGCCGCCATGGGCAGACGTTCCGACCACAGCCGCACCGAATTGCGTGCCCTGATCCTCGACGCCGGCATCGCGCTGATGGCGGAGGTCGGCTTCGCCGGCTTCTCCGCGCGCGAAGTGGCGAAGCGGGTCGGGTACACGATCGGCACGATCCACAACGTTTTCGGTAACGTCGACGGGCTGGTTACGGCGATCAACACGCAGGCCTTCGCGGACTGGGCGGATGCGCTCGAACACAGCCTTGCCGAAGCGGACACCGACCGGATCGCCGCGTTGACCGAGGGGTATTTCCGTTTCGCCCGCGAAAACCCGCGACGCTGGGCCGCGATCTACGATCACCGTCCGGCCTGCGAGACGCTGACCCCGGAACAGGAGGAGGTCCGCGGGCGGCCGATGCGGATCGTCGCGGCAGAGGTGGCGACCGCGCTCGACCGGCCGCTGGACGAAACGCTCGGCACCTTTGCCCGCTCCCTCGTCGCGATCGTCCATGGCCATTGCAGCTTCGCGATCACCGGATCTTGGGCGGCGATGGGTCAGAGCGACGTCGGGCAGGTCGCGCTCGCCCGCGTGCGGGAGAGCCTGGCGGCTTTTCAGATCCATTAATTGAGACGAACTAACGCATTGCGGAATTGCCGTGGCTAACGCAGACTGCCCGAAAAGATCGGGAGAGCGGAATGCACTGGGCGAAGATCATTGCGGCGGCATGCGTGCTGCTGGGCCTGGCGTCGGGATCGGCCGTCGCGCAACCCATCGGAACACAGGCGTTCGATCACGACTGGCGCTTCAACCGGGGAGACGTGAACGGCGCGGAGCAGCCGGCGTTCGTCGATAGCCGCTGGCAGGCCGTCGACCTGCCCCACGACTGGGCGATCGCCGGCCCATTCGACGAGCATGCGGCCGCGACCGGTTCGGGCGCCTTTCTGCCGACCGGCGTCGCCTGGTATCGCAAGCATTTCACGTCACCGTCGGGCGCAGCCGGCAAGCGTGTGTTTGTCGAATTCGACGGCGTGATGGAACGGTCCGGCGTCTGGATCAATGGCCATCACGTCGGCCATCGCCCCAACGGCTATGCCAGCTTCCGCTACGAGATCACGCCCCACCTCGCCGCGGCCGGCGGCGCCAACGTGATCGCCGTCCGTGCCGACACCAGCGCGCAGCCTGCCTCGCGCTGGTATGCCGGCGGCGGTATCTATCGCCATGTTCGCCTGATCGTCACCGGCGACGTCCATGCCGAAGCATGGGGCACGCAGGTTCGCGTGAC contains:
- a CDS encoding TetR/AcrR family transcriptional regulator is translated as MGRRSDHSRTELRALILDAGIALMAEVGFAGFSAREVAKRVGYTIGTIHNVFGNVDGLVTAINTQAFADWADALEHSLAEADTDRIAALTEGYFRFARENPRRWAAIYDHRPACETLTPEQEEVRGRPMRIVAAEVATALDRPLDETLGTFARSLVAIVHGHCSFAITGSWAAMGQSDVGQVALARVRESLAAFQIH